One window of the Candidatus Chryseobacterium colombiense genome contains the following:
- a CDS encoding TolC family protein: MKCKFFFLILLIKTLEIFAQTKNYPSSWTLENCIEYAKENNISINSLRLSKNSAEQDLLQAKEAKYPNLSGTVSQGLFALNGNDGLHINSAQSQSIGANSSMTLYHAGYIRNNESSKNLLVQMADLSVLEAQNNITLSITQAYLNILMTEENIIALEEILKTTQTQLKQGDQFYKAGNISKLNYLQIQAQVAQDEYNLIAAQNNLRTNIVNLKQILQLPSNYDFQIVKPENIAVDENLKSLSEVQNLAQNQRPEVKYGELNIENSNTNLKMTQASILPTLNLTGNISTNYNYNNGNYFSQLGNNFYLPIGLSLGIPIYNNRIYKTAIEKSKIEIEQANLDLLNTKTLLNQQVEQSYINLQNSLSQYESASKQMNLNKQSYDIVNAQMKIGSIDYVQLQQQRLAYIQSIQNYLQVKYSAVLNKQIYEFYAGNPINIK; this comes from the coding sequence ATGAAATGCAAATTTTTCTTTTTGATCCTTCTTATCAAAACGCTCGAAATATTCGCACAAACTAAAAATTATCCTTCTAGCTGGACACTGGAAAACTGCATTGAATACGCAAAAGAGAATAACATTTCCATTAATTCCTTAAGACTGTCAAAAAACTCAGCAGAACAGGATCTTCTTCAGGCAAAAGAAGCAAAATACCCCAACTTAAGCGGAACAGTTTCTCAAGGCCTGTTTGCATTGAACGGAAACGACGGACTTCATATAAACAGTGCACAATCTCAAAGCATCGGCGCCAATTCTTCCATGACTTTATACCACGCAGGCTACATTAGAAATAATGAATCTTCAAAAAACCTGCTGGTTCAGATGGCCGATCTGTCAGTTCTGGAAGCGCAGAATAATATTACACTCAGCATCACTCAGGCTTATCTCAATATTTTAATGACAGAAGAAAATATTATTGCTCTTGAAGAAATTTTAAAAACGACACAAACCCAGCTGAAGCAGGGAGACCAGTTTTATAAAGCCGGAAATATTTCAAAATTGAATTATCTGCAGATACAGGCACAGGTTGCACAGGATGAATATAATCTGATTGCCGCCCAAAACAACTTAAGAACAAACATTGTAAATCTTAAACAAATTTTACAGCTTCCCTCCAATTATGATTTTCAAATTGTAAAGCCCGAAAATATAGCAGTGGATGAAAATCTAAAATCTCTATCAGAAGTTCAGAATTTAGCTCAAAACCAACGTCCGGAAGTTAAATACGGAGAATTGAATATTGAAAATTCCAATACGAATTTAAAAATGACTCAGGCTTCTATATTGCCTACTTTAAATTTAACCGGAAATATTTCAACCAACTATAACTACAACAACGGAAATTATTTCAGTCAGTTAGGGAATAACTTTTATCTACCTATTGGATTAAGTTTGGGAATTCCCATCTACAACAACAGGATCTACAAAACAGCTATTGAAAAATCTAAAATTGAAATTGAGCAGGCGAATCTGGATTTATTAAATACGAAGACCCTTCTCAATCAACAAGTTGAACAATCCTATATCAATCTTCAAAATTCGCTTTCACAATATGAATCCGCTTCCAAGCAGATGAATCTTAACAAACAAAGCTATGACATTGTAAATGCCCAGATGAAAATCGGAAGCATCGACTATGTACAGCTCCAACAGCAAAGGCTGGCTTATATTCAATCTATACAAAATTATCTGCAGGTAAAGTATTCTGCAGTTCTCAATAAACAGATCTACGAATTTTACGCAGGAAACCCAATAAATATCAAGTAA
- a CDS encoding DEAD/DEAH box helicase, whose protein sequence is MNLFTETNLSPDILKAIGELGYESPTEIQKQTIPFILSDIRDLIALAQTGTGKTAAFSLPILDMIDDTSRKIQLLVLCPTRELCLQITKDIKNYSKYMKDIKTTAVYGGSSIMEQMRSLKDKPQIIVGTPGRVIDLINRKALDFSAIHWLVLDEADEMLSMGFKDELETILSETPETKQTFLFSATMSKEVERISKNYLTKPHRISVGSINEVKKNIKHEYYVAGYRQKKEALKRLIDSNPNQYSIIFCRTRMETQEVADFLMQNGYAADALHGDLSQAQRDTVMKKFRLKNIDILVATDVAARGLDVNSLTHVIHYSLPDDPEVFVHRSGRTGRAGKDGISISLIKPEESRKLKQIKSVTKIDINEAKIPTGEEVIKAQVGGVFESLFEVHEDFFEFDDALIPDLSAFTKEELVHKLLQFQLKDIALYYKDRHDLMEQRLNSRDDDGGSRRDRRDRDRDRGRDRERGERNDRDRGAKPRRRNENMVRFFFNLGKKDQLKKLDVLDIINKATSNGKSKKRAEIGDIEILEKFSFFEVEKTFKDNVLSNIGSMKFKGKEMRAEVAN, encoded by the coding sequence ATGAATTTATTTACGGAAACCAATTTAAGTCCTGATATTCTTAAGGCAATTGGCGAACTGGGTTACGAAAGCCCGACAGAAATCCAAAAACAGACTATCCCTTTTATTCTTTCAGATATTCGCGATTTGATCGCACTTGCGCAGACAGGGACAGGCAAAACAGCAGCGTTTTCGCTTCCGATTTTGGATATGATTGACGATACGAGTCGCAAAATCCAACTATTGGTGCTTTGTCCGACACGAGAATTATGTCTTCAGATTACAAAAGACATAAAAAACTATTCCAAATACATGAAAGACATCAAAACTACAGCAGTTTATGGTGGAAGTAGTATTATGGAACAAATGAGATCTTTGAAGGATAAACCACAAATTATTGTAGGAACTCCGGGAAGAGTGATCGACTTGATTAACAGAAAAGCATTAGATTTTTCTGCAATTCATTGGCTGGTTTTAGACGAAGCTGATGAAATGCTTTCAATGGGTTTCAAAGACGAATTGGAAACTATTTTAAGCGAAACTCCTGAAACAAAACAAACTTTCTTATTCTCGGCAACGATGAGTAAAGAGGTGGAGAGAATTTCTAAAAATTATTTGACAAAACCTCACAGAATTTCTGTTGGTTCGATTAACGAAGTTAAAAAGAACATTAAACACGAATACTATGTGGCAGGATACCGTCAGAAAAAAGAAGCATTGAAAAGATTGATTGATTCTAACCCGAATCAGTATTCAATTATTTTCTGCAGAACGAGAATGGAAACTCAGGAAGTTGCTGATTTCCTGATGCAGAATGGATATGCAGCAGATGCTCTTCATGGTGACCTTTCCCAGGCGCAGAGAGATACGGTAATGAAGAAGTTCAGATTGAAGAACATTGATATTTTAGTAGCAACAGACGTTGCGGCAAGAGGATTGGATGTGAATTCACTGACGCACGTTATTCATTATTCTTTACCTGATGATCCGGAAGTGTTCGTTCACAGAAGTGGTAGAACAGGTAGAGCAGGAAAAGACGGTATTTCAATTTCTCTGATTAAGCCTGAAGAAAGCAGAAAGCTAAAACAGATAAAATCAGTTACCAAAATTGATATTAATGAGGCTAAAATCCCTACAGGAGAAGAAGTGATCAAAGCTCAGGTAGGTGGTGTTTTTGAAAGCCTTTTTGAAGTACACGAAGATTTCTTTGAATTTGATGATGCTTTAATCCCTGATTTATCAGCGTTTACAAAAGAAGAGTTGGTTCACAAATTACTTCAGTTCCAGTTGAAAGATATTGCTCTTTACTATAAAGACAGACATGATCTTATGGAGCAGAGACTAAACAGCAGAGATGATGACGGAGGATCACGAAGAGACAGAAGAGATCGTGACAGAGACAGAGGAAGAGATCGTGAGAGAGGTGAGAGAAACGACAGAGATCGTGGAGCAAAACCAAGAAGAAGAAACGAAAATATGGTGAGATTCTTCTTTAATCTGGGTAAAAAAGACCAGCTTAAAAAATTAGATGTTCTGGATATTATCAATAAGGCAACATCTAATGGGAAAAGTAAGAAAAGAGCGGAAATTGGTGATATTGAAATTTTAGAAAAATTCTCTTTCTTCGAGGTTGAAAAAACATTCAAAGACAATGTTCTGAGTAATATTGGTTCTATGAAGTTCAAAGGAAAAGAAATGAGAGCTGAAGTGGCAAACTAA
- a CDS encoding DUF47 family protein → MGIGNIFHAFQPKDKIFFVLFEKVTENLVAMSEEFNHGIKDFDLNDDSMLKKMSDYEHKNDELTHEIFVELGKNFITPFDREDIHTLATGLDDIADYIYASTKYIFLYKSPEMKAYSDFSLLIHKACLEIQNAMKNLKGFKNMEQVKEACIKVNSIENIADDLLSNSMVELFETNDAINIIKVSSVLNYLEVVTDKAEDVANTIENIMIKYA, encoded by the coding sequence ATGGGAATTGGTAATATTTTCCACGCTTTTCAACCAAAAGATAAAATCTTCTTTGTGCTTTTCGAAAAAGTAACAGAAAACCTTGTAGCAATGTCTGAGGAATTCAACCACGGAATCAAAGACTTCGATCTTAACGACGATTCTATGTTGAAAAAGATGAGCGATTATGAACACAAAAATGATGAGCTTACTCACGAAATCTTCGTAGAACTAGGGAAAAATTTCATTACTCCATTCGACAGAGAAGATATTCACACTTTAGCAACGGGATTAGACGATATCGCAGATTATATCTACGCTTCTACAAAATATATCTTCTTGTACAAATCGCCGGAAATGAAGGCGTATTCAGACTTCTCTTTATTGATTCACAAAGCATGTCTTGAAATTCAGAATGCGATGAAAAACCTTAAGGGTTTCAAAAATATGGAGCAGGTAAAAGAAGCTTGTATCAAAGTAAACTCTATTGAAAACATTGCAGACGATTTGTTATCAAATTCTATGGTAGAATTGTTCGAAACAAACGATGCCATCAATATTATCAAAGTTTCATCTGTACTTAATTATCTTGAAGTAGTAACTGACAAAGCAGAAGATGTTGCCAACACAATTGAGAACATCATGATTAAATACGCTTAA
- a CDS encoding inorganic phosphate transporter: MEFPILLIVIIALALIFDYINGFHDAANSIATIVSTKVLTPFQAVLWAALWNFAAFFIAAYIIGEFKIGNTIAKTVNENFITLEVIFSGLVAAIAWNLLTWWFGIPSSSSHTLIGGFLGAALMHAFMMDYHSVTAAQPDLGFWGTIKEAFNQVTHQSVVKFDKVIPIFLFIFMAPIIGMVISIIITLIIVHLYKRSNPHKADKSFKRLQLGSSALFSLGHGLNDAQKVMGIIGAAVIYYHVNMLHDTEYLNVASADRFDYFAQHYIWVPLVSFLAIGLGTMSGGWKIIKTMGTKITKVTSLEGVSAETAGAITLFITDHFGIPVSTTHTITGSIIGVGLTKRISAVRWGITVSLLWAWVLTIPISAIVAGITYLVVTFLS; this comes from the coding sequence ATGGAATTTCCGATTTTACTTATAGTTATTATTGCTCTGGCTTTAATATTTGATTACATCAACGGTTTTCATGATGCAGCCAATTCAATTGCGACTATTGTTTCTACAAAAGTTTTAACTCCTTTCCAGGCTGTACTTTGGGCAGCACTTTGGAACTTTGCGGCTTTCTTTATTGCTGCTTATATCATTGGAGAATTTAAAATTGGTAATACAATTGCCAAAACGGTTAACGAAAATTTTATCACCCTTGAAGTTATCTTTTCAGGTCTTGTTGCGGCAATTGCCTGGAATCTTTTAACATGGTGGTTTGGTATTCCTTCATCATCTTCACATACCTTAATCGGTGGTTTTCTTGGGGCTGCTTTAATGCATGCTTTCATGATGGATTATCACTCTGTTACTGCGGCACAGCCGGATTTAGGATTCTGGGGAACGATTAAAGAAGCCTTTAATCAGGTGACTCATCAAAGTGTAGTTAAATTTGATAAGGTAATTCCTATTTTCCTGTTCATTTTCATGGCTCCGATTATAGGAATGGTGATTTCAATTATCATCACTTTAATTATCGTTCACCTTTACAAAAGATCAAATCCTCATAAAGCGGATAAATCTTTCAAAAGATTACAGTTGGGTTCTTCAGCTTTATTCAGCTTAGGACACGGTTTGAATGACGCTCAGAAAGTAATGGGTATTATTGGTGCAGCAGTGATTTATTATCATGTTAATATGCTTCATGATACAGAATACCTAAATGTAGCTTCGGCTGATCGTTTTGATTATTTTGCACAGCATTACATATGGGTACCTTTAGTATCATTCTTAGCTATTGGTTTAGGAACAATGAGCGGAGGCTGGAAAATTATCAAAACTATGGGAACGAAGATTACGAAAGTAACTTCACTAGAAGGAGTGAGTGCTGAAACTGCAGGTGCAATTACCTTGTTCATTACAGACCATTTCGGTATTCCTGTTTCTACAACCCATACCATTACAGGTTCTATCATCGGGGTTGGATTAACGAAAAGAATTTCTGCTGTAAGATGGGGAATTACGGTAAGTCTTCTTTGGGCTTGGGTTTTAACCATTCCAATTTCGGCAATTGTAGCAGGAATTACTTATCTGGTGGTGACATTTTTATCTTAA
- a CDS encoding polyprenyl synthetase family protein, with protein sequence MEFLDRYQQIVADAIQKYTFKDKPAELYDPMNYIISHGGKRLRPIMVLMACDLFGGDLKEAIKPALAIEFFHNFTLIHDDIMDEAPLRRNKPTIHTLHGINTGILSGDGLMLKAYKFFEDLEPEIFKACLRIFTHTGLLLCEGQQYDINFETQENVTFDDYIRMITYKTGVLSASSFEIGALIAKANFKDAKAIFNFGKHIGIAFQIMDDYLDVFGDQAQFGKKHAGDIYENKKTVLYLMAREHATEEERKELDYWYSKKTDNVDKVYGVEKIFRRTKVDEKALRLIEKHNEIGQSYLQKINIPEEKKKPFAELANYLLRRES encoded by the coding sequence ATGGAATTTTTAGACAGATACCAACAGATTGTTGCTGATGCTATTCAAAAGTATACTTTCAAAGATAAGCCTGCAGAATTATATGACCCGATGAATTACATCATTTCACATGGTGGAAAACGTCTTCGTCCGATTATGGTTTTAATGGCGTGCGATTTATTTGGAGGTGATTTGAAAGAAGCAATAAAACCTGCTTTGGCTATTGAGTTTTTCCATAATTTTACACTGATCCATGATGATATTATGGATGAAGCTCCTTTGAGAAGAAATAAACCTACAATTCATACGTTACACGGGATCAATACAGGTATTCTTTCAGGAGACGGACTGATGCTGAAAGCCTATAAGTTCTTCGAAGATCTTGAACCTGAAATTTTCAAAGCATGTCTCAGAATTTTCACTCATACTGGTTTGCTTTTATGCGAAGGTCAGCAATATGACATCAATTTTGAAACCCAGGAAAATGTAACTTTTGATGACTATATCAGAATGATTACTTATAAAACTGGAGTGTTGAGTGCTTCTTCATTTGAAATCGGAGCGTTGATTGCAAAAGCTAATTTTAAAGATGCTAAAGCGATTTTCAACTTCGGAAAGCATATCGGGATTGCCTTCCAGATTATGGATGATTATTTGGATGTTTTTGGAGATCAGGCACAATTCGGTAAAAAGCATGCAGGAGATATCTATGAAAATAAAAAGACCGTTCTTTATTTGATGGCGAGAGAGCACGCAACAGAAGAAGAGAGAAAAGAACTGGATTACTGGTACTCTAAAAAGACAGATAATGTTGATAAAGTATATGGAGTGGAGAAGATTTTCAGAAGAACAAAAGTAGATGAAAAAGCACTTCGCCTGATCGAAAAACATAACGAAATCGGACAGAGCTATCTTCAGAAGATCAATATTCCGGAAGAAAAGAAAAAACCGTTTGCAGAATTGGCGAATTACTTATTAAGAAGAGAAAGCTAA
- a CDS encoding GSCFA domain-containing protein produces the protein MKFRTEVDIKESEKKIEVEDKIFSIGSCFASEMSDLFQQGQLQTVNNPFGTIFNPFSIHNAIKRLHDAGFYEEEELITFNDEFISLDHHTSFDTRYIHQTLDKINSKIEDGNSFLQNSNWIIITYGTSFIYEFIPKQKLVANCHKIPQKFFEKRLLTHQELTDSIYNTILDLKDICKEDVQILFTVSPVRHTKDGMIENQLSKSKLITAIHEVIPQFENCHYLPVYEILMDDLRDYRFYKEDMIHPNSQAVNYIFEKFGGAYFSEMTKDFIKENFKINKALEHRTDDEKDPKYIEFKEKLNQRIEVQRQKVKHSIFSND, from the coding sequence ATGAAATTCAGGACAGAAGTTGACATTAAAGAATCAGAGAAGAAGATTGAAGTTGAAGATAAAATATTTTCAATAGGTTCTTGTTTTGCTTCCGAAATGTCAGATTTGTTTCAGCAAGGTCAGTTGCAGACGGTCAACAATCCTTTTGGAACTATTTTTAATCCCTTTTCAATCCATAACGCCATTAAAAGGCTACATGATGCAGGATTTTATGAAGAAGAGGAATTAATAACCTTTAATGACGAATTTATTTCTCTGGATCATCATACAAGCTTCGATACAAGATATATTCATCAGACGCTGGATAAAATCAATAGTAAAATTGAAGATGGAAATTCTTTTCTTCAGAATTCCAACTGGATTATTATCACGTACGGAACTTCGTTTATTTATGAATTTATTCCGAAGCAAAAACTGGTAGCTAATTGCCATAAAATTCCGCAAAAATTCTTTGAAAAAAGGCTGCTTACTCATCAGGAACTCACAGATTCTATCTACAATACGATCTTAGATTTGAAAGATATCTGTAAAGAGGATGTTCAGATTTTATTTACGGTTTCACCCGTTCGTCATACAAAAGACGGAATGATTGAAAATCAATTAAGTAAATCAAAACTAATTACAGCGATTCATGAAGTTATTCCACAGTTTGAAAACTGTCATTATCTTCCTGTTTATGAAATTTTGATGGATGATCTCAGGGATTACCGTTTTTATAAAGAAGATATGATCCATCCTAACAGTCAGGCGGTTAATTATATTTTTGAGAAATTTGGAGGGGCTTATTTTTCTGAAATGACAAAAGATTTTATTAAAGAGAATTTTAAAATTAATAAAGCTTTAGAGCACAGAACAGATGATGAAAAAGATCCTAAATATATTGAGTTTAAGGAAAAACTGAATCAAAGAATTGAAGTTCAGAGACAAAAAGTAAAACATTCAATCTTCTCCAATGATTGA
- a CDS encoding DUF4269 domain-containing protein — translation MIDFTTIDYLKEGNERQKKAYEVLLKYKIFEKLSNYSPLLAGTVPIGIDIEGSDLDIICEVDPRFEEDFLDIIMFSKLIPGGGDVKVEYPILNGEKCITLNFILEDFPIEIFGQNKPSIDQNAYRHMITEHKILQEKGKDFKQKIIELKKKGIKTEPAFGMLLGLENPYEDLLKY, via the coding sequence ATGATTGATTTCACTACCATTGATTATTTAAAAGAAGGAAACGAGAGACAAAAAAAAGCTTACGAAGTTCTTTTAAAGTATAAAATATTCGAAAAGTTAAGTAATTATTCACCGCTTTTAGCCGGAACTGTTCCTATTGGAATTGATATTGAGGGAAGTGATCTGGATATTATTTGTGAGGTTGATCCTAGATTTGAGGAAGATTTTTTGGACATTATAATGTTTAGTAAGCTTATTCCCGGAGGGGGCGACGTTAAAGTAGAATATCCAATTTTAAACGGTGAAAAATGTATCACCCTAAATTTTATATTGGAAGATTTTCCCATCGAAATTTTCGGACAAAATAAGCCATCAATTGACCAAAACGCTTATCGTCACATGATTACTGAACACAAAATATTACAGGAAAAAGGCAAAGATTTTAAACAAAAAATAATAGAATTAAAGAAAAAAGGAATTAAAACAGAACCAGCTTTCGGAATGTTGTTGGGTTTGGAAAATCCTTATGAAGATCTATTAAAATATTAG
- a CDS encoding TatD family hydrolase codes for MIDTHTHLYAEEFDEDRKETIQRAIDKGITEFYLPAIDSESHEKMLQLEAEYPSHIFSMMGLHPCYVKPESWEKELEIVKNYLDQRGFPAIGEIGIDLYWDKTTLDIQVKAFEQQIDWAIEMDLPIVIHTRESFEETFEVLEKKKRPKLRGIFHCFSGNLEQAKHAIDLNFILGIGGVVTFKNGKIDQFLHEIPLDKIVLETDSPYLAPVPHRGKRNESSYLDLVAGKLVDIYGVDFSEIDMITTENAKKMFI; via the coding sequence ATGATTGATACACATACCCATTTATACGCAGAAGAATTTGATGAAGACAGAAAAGAGACTATTCAAAGAGCCATAGACAAAGGAATTACAGAATTTTATCTTCCTGCGATTGATTCAGAATCTCATGAAAAAATGTTGCAATTGGAAGCTGAATATCCAAGCCATATTTTTTCAATGATGGGATTACATCCTTGTTATGTAAAACCGGAATCTTGGGAAAAAGAACTGGAAATCGTAAAAAACTACCTGGACCAGAGGGGTTTTCCTGCTATCGGAGAGATCGGAATCGATTTATATTGGGACAAAACAACTTTGGATATTCAGGTAAAAGCATTTGAACAGCAAATTGATTGGGCAATTGAAATGGATCTGCCGATCGTGATTCACACCAGAGAAAGTTTTGAGGAAACCTTTGAAGTGCTGGAAAAAAAGAAACGCCCGAAACTGAGGGGGATTTTCCATTGCTTTTCAGGTAATCTGGAACAGGCAAAGCATGCCATTGATCTAAACTTTATTTTAGGAATTGGTGGAGTAGTAACATTTAAAAATGGTAAAATCGATCAATTTTTACATGAGATTCCATTAGATAAAATCGTTCTGGAAACAGATTCTCCTTATTTAGCGCCGGTTCCGCACCGGGGAAAAAGAAATGAAAGTTCGTACCTTGATCTTGTAGCTGGAAAATTGGTTGACATTTATGGTGTGGATTTTTCTGAGATTGACATGATTACGACGGAAAATGCAAAGAAAATGTTCATTTAA
- a CDS encoding DEAD/DEAH box helicase, with translation MNFTDLNLIDPIAKAIQEQGYTNPTPIQERSIPEILKGSDFLGCAQTGTGKTAAFAIPILQNLSKNKTSNKNIKALILTPTRELAIQIEENIKAYGKYLPLTHLVIFGGVKQGNQEAALKKGVDILVATPGRLLDFIAQGIISLKNLEIFVLDEADRMLDMGFVHDVKRIIKLLPPKRQTLFFSATMPAEIQKLADSILNNPVKVEVTPVSSTAETIKQSVYFVEKEDKLNLLTHILKNDISDSVLVFARTKHGADKIARKLQKDNITTEAIHGNKSQNARQNALNNFKSGKTRVLVATDIAARGIDIDELKYVVNFELSDVSETYVHRIGRTGRAGAEGTSISFVDGLDLLNLKNTEKLIGMKIPIVKDHPFHTDSLVAQKRDSNNKPATAGSGRPQTSNNSSRPNKNNKKPTSPTASVGFKKPKNKNFTRKK, from the coding sequence TTGAATTTTACAGACTTAAACTTAATAGATCCTATTGCAAAAGCAATTCAGGAACAAGGATATACCAACCCCACTCCCATTCAGGAAAGATCGATTCCGGAAATTTTAAAAGGGAGCGATTTTTTGGGGTGTGCACAAACAGGAACAGGAAAAACAGCAGCATTTGCTATTCCGATTCTTCAGAATCTTTCAAAAAATAAAACGTCTAACAAAAATATTAAAGCTTTAATCTTAACTCCGACCCGTGAATTAGCAATACAGATTGAAGAGAATATTAAAGCTTACGGAAAATACCTTCCTCTTACACATTTGGTTATTTTTGGAGGTGTAAAACAGGGTAATCAGGAGGCAGCTTTGAAAAAAGGTGTCGATATTCTAGTAGCTACTCCGGGAAGATTGTTGGATTTTATTGCTCAGGGAATCATCAGTTTAAAGAACCTTGAAATTTTTGTATTGGATGAAGCAGACAGGATGCTGGATATGGGATTTGTACATGATGTAAAGAGAATCATTAAACTTCTTCCTCCAAAAAGACAGACCTTATTTTTCTCTGCAACCATGCCGGCTGAAATTCAGAAGCTGGCTGATTCCATTCTGAACAATCCCGTAAAAGTAGAAGTAACTCCGGTTTCTTCCACTGCAGAAACCATCAAACAATCGGTATATTTTGTTGAAAAAGAAGATAAGCTGAATCTTTTAACGCATATTTTAAAGAACGATATTTCAGATTCGGTACTGGTATTTGCCAGAACTAAACACGGAGCCGATAAAATTGCGAGAAAGCTTCAGAAAGATAATATTACGACAGAAGCCATTCACGGAAATAAATCCCAAAATGCCCGTCAGAATGCTTTAAACAATTTCAAATCAGGAAAGACAAGAGTATTGGTGGCCACCGATATTGCGGCGAGAGGAATTGATATTGATGAATTGAAATATGTCGTGAATTTCGAGCTTTCAGATGTTTCTGAAACCTATGTTCATAGAATCGGAAGAACGGGAAGAGCAGGTGCAGAAGGAACATCAATTTCTTTTGTAGACGGTCTGGACTTATTAAATCTGAAAAACACTGAAAAATTGATCGGAATGAAAATCCCGATTGTAAAAGATCATCCGTTCCATACAGACAGTCTGGTTGCCCAGAAGAGAGATTCTAATAACAAACCTGCTACCGCAGGAAGTGGAAGACCACAAACATCGAATAATTCCTCTAGACCGAATAAAAACAACAAGAAACCAACTTCCCCTACTGCTTCAGTAGGATTTAAGAAGCCTAAGAATAAGAATTTTACAAGAAAGAAATAA
- a CDS encoding DUF6438 domain-containing protein — MKYLFSLLTVVLLFSCSTQKNSAKYSSIEYEAGACFGSCPIFKITINPDRTAVLEAEHFNFSKEFSKAEFSKPREGTFKTTIKQEDYNKLIDLLNNLEVKNLNDKYGNRNVTDMATSYLRISFPDNTTKTVEDYGKKGTDKLVEVYKFFEDLRNNQQWTKVK; from the coding sequence ATGAAATATTTATTCAGTTTACTGACTGTAGTGCTTTTGTTCTCATGCTCTACTCAAAAAAACAGTGCAAAGTATTCATCTATCGAATATGAAGCAGGTGCTTGCTTTGGATCTTGCCCTATTTTTAAAATAACTATTAATCCGGACAGGACAGCTGTTTTGGAAGCTGAGCATTTTAATTTTTCTAAAGAATTTTCAAAAGCTGAATTTTCAAAACCAAGAGAAGGAACGTTTAAAACCACTATAAAACAGGAAGACTATAATAAACTTATAGATTTACTTAACAACTTAGAGGTAAAAAACCTAAATGACAAATATGGAAATAGAAATGTTACTGATATGGCAACATCATATCTAAGAATTAGTTTCCCGGATAACACTACAAAAACAGTAGAGGATTATGGAAAAAAAGGAACCGACAAGCTTGTTGAAGTATATAAGTTTTTTGAGGACCTGAGAAATAATCAACAATGGACAAAAGTGAAGTAA